CTTCATTAAGTTTATTAATGGTTATAATGGCGTCAGAAATTTCATTAACTGCTGTATAAACGGTTTTCTGAAAATCTATTTCGGCTTGTTCTCTTTCTAATAATGCAACTTTGTAAGCCGTTTTTAACTTGCGTTTGTTGAAAATAGGTTGTGTTATACCGCCAACAATTCCGCCCATTAAAGAGCCAGGGATATCAAACCAATTTTTGGTAAATAAGCTATTTACTCCACCAACCAATGATATTTCTATATTCGGATAACGGTTTGCTTGGGTAACGCCAACTTCAGCATTTTTAATGCGTAGTTCTAAATTTGCTGCTTTAACATCAGGACGTAAAGAAACCATTTGTAACGGAATGTTGTTAGATAACAAATCGTTTTCTAACAAATCATCAATCGCAATTGCGTTTACATCTACATCGTCTGGTAAATTACCTACCAAAAGTTGTAAATCGTTTTCCTGAATCATGATTTGGCGTTCTAACCTCGGAATTAAGGCTTTTGCAACCAACATTTGTGATCGCGTTTGCTGAATACCTAAAGCTGTTGTTTTTCCAGATTCGTATTGCAATTCAACAAAACGTAATGTGTTTTTATTTAAATCGTAGTTAGAACGGGCAACTTTTAATTGGGCATTTAGCAATAACAAATTAAAATATCCTTCGGCAATTTTAGATACAACCGTAGTTTGTATTAATTTTTGTGCTTCGTTAGTTTGTAAATACGCTGCTAAACTTGCTGCTTTCTGGCTTTTTATTTTACCCCAAATGTCAATTTCCCAAGATAAGCTTATGTTAGATGCGTTTTGAGCGGTATATAAATAATACGTATCTGGCGCATCTTTGCCTTTTTGGTCGTAATAATTGCCCGACGGATTGCTGTAAAAGTTTTTAGATCGGAATTGGTAATTGGAATTGGCTAAATTAGCATTAATGCTAGGTAACCATTCTTGTTTAGCTTGAGCATATCTTTGATTGGCAATTTCTATATTCTTTAATGATTTTTGAACATCAAAGTTATATACCAAACCTTGTTCTATTAAACCGGTTAGCTTTTCATCTTTAAAAAAATCTTTCCAAGAAACCTTTATTGCTTCTAAGCTATCGTTTTGTGCCGTTAGCGTATCCATACCACGGTAACTTTGTGGCATGTCAAAGGTTTTTATTTTATAATTTTTTTGAGGAACACAAGCCTGAAAAGCAAATGTTGCAACAAATAAACCAATATATAGTACGTTTTTCTTCATGCTTAATTGTTTTTAAACTTAGCTTTAAGCGTTTCGTCAAAGTTTTGGAAAATGCAGAATAACAATGGAATAAAAAATATTCCGGTAAAAACTCCAAAAATCATTCCGCCGGCTGCACTAAAACTAATTGAATGATTTCCTTGTGCAGATGGACCAACGGTCCACATTAACGGAATTAATCCTGCAACGAAAGCAAACGAAGTCATTAAAATAG
This genomic window from Flavobacterium agricola contains:
- a CDS encoding TolC family protein, producing the protein MKKNVLYIGLFVATFAFQACVPQKNYKIKTFDMPQSYRGMDTLTAQNDSLEAIKVSWKDFFKDEKLTGLIEQGLVYNFDVQKSLKNIEIANQRYAQAKQEWLPSINANLANSNYQFRSKNFYSNPSGNYYDQKGKDAPDTYYLYTAQNASNISLSWEIDIWGKIKSQKAASLAAYLQTNEAQKLIQTTVVSKIAEGYFNLLLLNAQLKVARSNYDLNKNTLRFVELQYESGKTTALGIQQTRSQMLVAKALIPRLERQIMIQENDLQLLVGNLPDDVDVNAIAIDDLLENDLLSNNIPLQMVSLRPDVKAANLELRIKNAEVGVTQANRYPNIEISLVGGVNSLFTKNWFDIPGSLMGGIVGGITQPIFNKRKLKTAYKVALLEREQAEIDFQKTVYTAVNEISDAIITINKLNEELEIAKEQLETAQLGTKQATMLFNSGYATYLEVVNSQRVALNTELDYNELKLNKLNARIKLYKALGGGWDQ